The genomic segment TCGCTATCACCGGATCATCATCATGACGGACGCCGATATTGATGGTTCGCATATCCGGACCTTGTTGCTCACGTTTTTCTATAGGCAGATGTTTGATCTAGTGGAGCGGGGGCACGTGTATATCGCTCAACCGCCGCTTTACAAGGTGAAGAAGGGAAAGCAGGAGCAATACATAAAAGATGAGCGATCGTTTCTCAACTATTTGCTGTTGAACGCGTTACGCGACGCGCGGTTCTACACACCACATTCTGCTGTCAAATCAGATGACGTACATCGGATCGGGCAGGATTACCTTGTGTGGCGTGAGTTGATTAACCGCTTACAGAGATCACATAACGAGGAAATACTGAAGGGCATCGGAGACATTCCGCTGCTCGGCAGCGAAGAGCTTTCCGACCCAGGATCGCTAGCCATCTGGTGTGCGCGCCTCGATCAACGGTTACAGCAAGCCGACCCACAAGGGACATATAATACGCAATACGATTTGGCGCCCGGCCGCCTAGCGAGAGTCATGACCAAGAAGATTATACATGGCATCGAAGCCACCGATATCTACACGCATGATTTTTTTAAGTCCGGCGAGTACCACCGGCTCGTCGAGCTATCAGCGCACCTTGGCGCAAGCTTGGCGAACGGCGCGAGGGTAGAAATGGGCGGTAAGTCATATCCGATCGGCAGCATGAGAGAAGGGTTTGAGCGTGCTTTGGAAGAATTCCGCAACGGATTGCAGATCCAACGCTACAAAGGGCTCGGCGAAATGAACCCGGAGCAGTTGTGGGAAACCACGATGCATACCGAGTCACGGAGCCTATTGCAAGTGCGTATCGAAGATGCGGTGGCGGCGGATGAGATTTTCACGACGCTGATGGGCGACCAAGTTGAGCCGCGACGCGAGTTTATCGAAGTCAACGCTCTTTCCGTGGGGAACCTAGATACCTGAGCGCGAGAGAGCAAGACGCCGAAGCTTTGCGGTCGATACGTACCGCTTCTACCGGTAGGCACGCGCGGCAACCCACACATCGACTCGCTCCACCCCCTCGGAACGTAATAAGACCGCGAGTTCGCTGGCTGTGTGGCCTGTCGTCATTACGTCGTCGACCAGGGCGACGTGCTGGTATCGCATAGGTTGGTTCAAGTGAAACGCGCGGCGCACGTTGCGGCGTCGCGCTTTAGCCGCTAGGCTTGCCTGCGGAATCGTCTTTCGATTACGGACTGCCGCGTCGTGCAGCAGCGGGATGCGGAGGCATTCGGCGAGGGGCTTAGCGAGCTCAACGGCTTGGTTATAGCCGCGGTCAAAGAGGCGTTTCCAGTGCAGGGGAATGGGAATCAAGCACTCGGGCAAGTCGGTCTGTAAGCGCGCTATCTGTTGATGCATTAGGCGCGCGAGGAGTTCCGCGTAAGCGAGGCGTTGCGAGAACTTGATCGCTTTTATCAGCACATCGACAGGGAAAGCATAGTGATAGGGAGCGAAGCACAGTCCAAAGGGTGGCGGGTATTGCAGGCAAGTACCGCAGATCGTATTTACCGGTAACGGGAGGGCACAGGTGCGGCATGCGTTTGTATTCGCCGGAAGTACGTCGGAACAAGCTTGGCAGAGGAAGCTTTTTGAGGGGATCCGAGCATCGCAAAGAACACAGTGCATGGGCTTTCCGTTAATCGGCAAGGGATCGCGTGCCGACTTAATAAGGTGGCTAATAAAGACACACTTAACACCATGATGAACGCTCGCACAAGCGGCTCTTTGTTTCCCGATCTCACCCTGAAACTCCCAGAGCCTAGGCATGATTGGCAAACGGAGGAGGCTGAGTATATACACAGTCTACCGTTTTCGGATCTCCTGTTTCAAGCGCAAAGCGTTCATCGGCGATATTTTAAGCCCAATACGGTTCA from the Pseudomonadota bacterium genome contains:
- a CDS encoding ComF family protein produces the protein MLIKAIKFSQRLAYAELLARLMHQQIARLQTDLPECLIPIPLHWKRLFDRGYNQAVELAKPLAECLRIPLLHDAAVRNRKTIPQASLAAKARRRNVRRAFHLNQPMRYQHVALVDDVMTTGHTASELAVLLRSEGVERVDVWVAARAYR